TCGAGGACCTCACCGTCGCCGACCTGATCGTCATCGCGGGCCAGAACCCGGGCACCAACCACCCGCGCATGCTCTCCATTCTGGAGAAGGCAAAGGCCAACGGCGCCAAGATCATCGCCGTCAACCCCCTCCCCGAGGCCGGGCTGATCCGGTTCAAGGATCCGCAGAAGGTGCGCGGCGTGGTGGGCGATGGTGTGCCCATCGCCGACGAGTTCGTGCAGATCCGCCTCGGAGGGGACATGGCACTGTTCGCGGGACTCGGCCGGTTGTTGTTCGAAGCCCAGGATGCGGCCGGTGACAGCGCACAGATCGTCGACCGGGACTTCATCGCCCAGCACACGTCCGGATTCGAGAGCTACGAGCGCCAAACCCGGGCGGTCGATCTGGACACCGTGCTGGCCGCCACGGGTATCGACCGCGCCCAACTCGAGAAGGTGGCCCGCATGATGGCCACCTCCCAGCGCATCATCGTGTGCTGGGCGATGGGTCTGACCCAGCACAAGCACGCCGTACCCTCGATTGCCGAGATCACCAATCTGCTGCTGATGCGCGGCATGATCGGTAAGCCCGGCGCGGGTCTGTGTCCGGTCCGCGGGCATTCCAACGTCCAGGGCGATCGCACCATGGGCATCTGGGAAAAGATGCCCGACTCGTTCCTGGATGCCCTCGACGCCCGTTTCGGCATCGTCAGCCCGCGTGAGCACGGTTATGACACCGTGGATGCCATTCGCGCCATGCGCGACGGCCGGGCCAAGGTGTTCATGGCGATGGGCGGTAACTTCGCCTCGGCCACCCCCGATACCGAGGTCACCGAGCACGCGTTGCGCAATTGCACGCTCACCGTGCAGGTTTCGACCAAACTGAATCGCAGCCACCTCGTGCACGGCCGGACCGCACTGATCCTGCCGTCGCTGGGCCGCACCGACCGCGATATCCAAGCCGGCGGCAAACAGCTTGTGTCGGTCGAGGATTCGATGTCGATGGTGCATCTCTCCCGCGGCAGCCTGCACCCACCCAGTGATCAGGTGCGCAGCGAGGTGTCCATCATCTGCCAGCTCGCCCAGACGCTGTTCGGGCCGGAGCATCCGGTGCCGTGGCGCACTTTCAACGCCGACTACGACACCATCCGCGACGCCATCGCCGCCGTCGTGCCCGGCTGTGAGGACTACAACCGCCGGGTCCGCCAACCGGACGGATTCCAACTCCCGCATCCGCCACGGGATTCCCGCGAGTTCCCGACGATCACCGGCAAGGCCAACTTCGCCACCTACCCGCTGGAATGGGTACCGGTGCCGCCCGGCCGTCTGGTCCTGCAGACCATGCGCAGCCACGACCAGTACAACACCACCATCTACGGTCTCGACGATCGTTACCGCGGCGTGAAGGGTGGCCGCCGAGTGGTGTTCGTCAACCCGGCCGATATCGCCGCCTTCGGCCTGACCGAGGGTGACACGGTCGACCTGGTGTCCGAGTTCGAGGGTCAGGAGCGCAGGGCCGAGTCGTTCCGTGTGGTCGCCTACGCCACTCCGGTCGGCAACGCGGCGGCGTACTACCCGGAGACCAATCCGCTGGTACCGCTGGACCACGTTGCGGCCCGGTCGAATACGCCGGTGTCCAAGGCGATCGTGGTGCGCCTGGAGAAGGTGTGCGTCCCGGCGACGGGAGGCGGCCATGGGTAGGGTCACCACCCGGGTGCGGGCCCAACACGTGACCGCCGGCGGCGCCGGCAATCCAGCCACCGCCGAGCGCGCGGTCGCCCGGCCCGAGACGCTGGCCGTCGAGGAGCCGCTGGAGATCAGGGTGAACGGGACCCCGCTGACGGTCACCATGCGCACACCGGGCTCCGATGTCGAACTGGCGCAGGGATTTC
The sequence above is drawn from the Mycolicibacterium neoaurum VKM Ac-1815D genome and encodes:
- a CDS encoding FdhF/YdeP family oxidoreductase, which gives rise to MTDVDAMYHEDDLVVSSPKDEAAGVKAVMVSMHRALEQMGPLRTAATLTRLNQRHGFDCPGCAWPEEHGGRKVAEFCENGAKAVAEEATKRTVTADFFARHTIADLSEKPEYWLSQQGRLTEPMVLRPGDEHYRPIGWDEAYRLIADEMRALDSPHEAAFYTSGRTSNEAAFLYQLLVRSFGTNNLPDCSNMCHESSGTALIDSIGIGKGSVTVEDLTVADLIVIAGQNPGTNHPRMLSILEKAKANGAKIIAVNPLPEAGLIRFKDPQKVRGVVGDGVPIADEFVQIRLGGDMALFAGLGRLLFEAQDAAGDSAQIVDRDFIAQHTSGFESYERQTRAVDLDTVLAATGIDRAQLEKVARMMATSQRIIVCWAMGLTQHKHAVPSIAEITNLLLMRGMIGKPGAGLCPVRGHSNVQGDRTMGIWEKMPDSFLDALDARFGIVSPREHGYDTVDAIRAMRDGRAKVFMAMGGNFASATPDTEVTEHALRNCTLTVQVSTKLNRSHLVHGRTALILPSLGRTDRDIQAGGKQLVSVEDSMSMVHLSRGSLHPPSDQVRSEVSIICQLAQTLFGPEHPVPWRTFNADYDTIRDAIAAVVPGCEDYNRRVRQPDGFQLPHPPRDSREFPTITGKANFATYPLEWVPVPPGRLVLQTMRSHDQYNTTIYGLDDRYRGVKGGRRVVFVNPADIAAFGLTEGDTVDLVSEFEGQERRAESFRVVAYATPVGNAAAYYPETNPLVPLDHVAARSNTPVSKAIVVRLEKVCVPATGGGHG